From Hevea brasiliensis isolate MT/VB/25A 57/8 unplaced genomic scaffold, ASM3005281v1 Scaf9, whole genome shotgun sequence, one genomic window encodes:
- the LOC110651882 gene encoding putative receptor-like protein 8 — protein sequence MEIMKGCWILVMILLLQGSWCSDGCLEHERIALLQLKFEFISSSSSYYSSSYYYSHDYDMPLWGVNTDCCNWGGVKCNTTTGHVVELSLEGIRRGGDWYLNASLFLPFQQLKNLSLQGNNIAGCIKNEGFERLSVLDNLELLDLSFNHFNNNILSSLSGLSSLKFLYLNYNRLKGIINIEELNYLASLKSLDFSDNAIEGFKSPHGLPHLKDLEYLELDGSIINNNILQSIGVMSSLKKLSLSSCELNDTKFLNQGVCKLKQLQELDISDNEISGSLPSCLANLTSLQFLYLSSNNFVGNISLSPLRDLTNLELLELSDNLFQIPISLSPFFNHSKLKFFENVGTNKIYAETNDQNLTPKFQLDHLSFSGYACGGVFPKFLYHQHNLQYVDLSSLKMGGGFPYWLLENNTKLEGLFLENNSLSGLLQLPHHSHMNLSELYISDNFFHGNIPLQIGTYLPRLRYMDLSSNDFNGSIPSSFGNMSFLRSLDLSNNNLSGTIPKHLTMDCVSLREVYLSKNQLQGSLEDAFCDCPELAVLDLSHNNMIGSIPSGIGRFSQLSYMILGHNNIEGEIPIQLCDLTQLSLIDLSHNNISGHILPCLRSTSNSYMPVEDTMDEALEFTTKSRSYSYKSGMLSYISGIDLSCNNLTGQIPIQIGNLNEIHVLNLSHNNLIGKIPASFSNLSQVESLDLSYNNLQGHIPSQLTELNFLEVFNVSYNNLSGRTPERVAQFATFDESSYRGNPLLHGWPMQKNCIVMVSPPSTSRSSIDDEESNFFMDMGVFYVSFGVAYIMVLLAIAIVLFINPYWRHVWFYFIQISIDNCYYFIVDNFAFLSKLKLFCR from the exons atggaGATTATGAAAGGGTGTTGGATATTGGTGATGATTTTATTATTACAGGGGAGTTGGTGCTCTGATGGTTGTTTGGAGCATGAGAGAATTGCTCTTTTGCAACTCAAGTTTGagttcatttcttcttcttcttcttattattcttcttcttattattattcTCATGATTATGATATGCCTCTTTGGGGTGTAAATACTGACTGCTGTAATTGGGGAGGGGTAAAGTGCAACACCACCACAGGGCATGTTGTGGAACTCTCTCTTGAGGGTATAAGAAGAGGAGGAGATTGGTATCTAAATGCTTCTTTGTTTCTACCCTTTCAACAACTGAAGAATCTTTCCTTACAGGGAAATAATATAGCTGGTTGCATTAAAAATGAAG GTTTTGAAAGGTTATCAGTACTTGACAATTTGGAGCTTCTTGATTTAAGTTTCAACCatttcaataacaacatcttatcATCTCTAAGTGGTCTTTcatctttaaaatttttatatctaAATTATAATAGATTGAAAGGAATAATTAATATTGAAG AATTAAATTATCTAGCAAGTTTGAAGAGTTTGGATTTTTCAGATAATGCAATTGAAGGCTTTAAATCTCCACATG GCTTGCCTCATCTAAAGGATTTGGAATATCTAGAATTGGATGGGTCTATCATCAACAACAACATTCTACAATCAATTGGAGTAATGTCTTCTCTTAAGAAATTATCATTGAGTAGTTGTGAACTTAATGACACGAAGTTTTTAAACCAAG GTGTGTGTAAACTAAAACAACTCCAAGAGTTAGACATTTCCGATAATGAAATCAGTGGTAGCTTGCCTTCATGTCTTGCCAACTTGACATCTCTTCAATTTTTGTATCTCTCTTCCAATAATTTCGTCGGAAACATCTCTTTATCTCCACTTAGAGATTTAACAAACCTCGAGCTTCTAGAGCTCTCAGACAATCTTTTCCAAATCCCAATCTCATTGAgtccatttttcaaccattcaaaaCTCAAATTCTTTGAAAATGTGGGTACAAATAAAATATATGCAGAAACAAATGATCAAAATTTGACCCCAAAGTTTCAATTAGATCATCTCTCTTTCTCTGGTTATGCATGCGGTGGAGTATTCCCCAAATTCCTCTATCATCAACACAATTTACAATATGTTGATCTCTCAAGCTTGAAAATGGGAGGAGGGTTTCCATATTGGTTGTTAGAAAACAACACAAAACTAGAAGGCCTTTTTTTAGAAAACAATTCCCTTTCAGGACTTCTTCAATTACCACATCATTCTCATATGAATTTGTCAGAGTTATATATCTCAGATAATTTCTTCCATGGCAATATTCCACTGCAGATAGGAACATATTTGCCAAGATTGAGATATATGGACTTGTCTTCAAATGATTTCAATGGTAGCATTCCCTCTTCATTTGGAAATATGAGCTTCTTGCGAAGCTTAGACTTATCTAATAACAATTTGTCGGGTACTATACCTAAGCACTTAACCATGGATTGTGTCTCATTAAGGGAAGTTTATTTGTCTAAAAACCAGCTACAAGGATCATTGGAAGATGCATTTTGTGATTGCCCTGAATTGGCTGTGCTAGATCTTAGCCATAATAATATGATTGGAAGCATTCCATCCGGGATTGGAAGATTTTCTCAATTGAGCTATATGATCTTGGGTCATAATAACATTGAAGGGGAAATTCCAATACAATTATGCGATTTGACTCAATTAAGTTTGATTGATCTTTCGCATAATAATATCTCTGGTCATATTCTCCCTTGTCTAAGATCTACAAGTAATTCATATATGCCAGTAGAAGATACTATGGATGAAGCTTTAGAGTTTACAACAAAGAGTAGATCCTATTCTTACAAAAGTGGTATGCTATCTTATATATCTGGAATTGATCTCTCATGCAACAATTTGACAGGCCAAATTCCTATCCAAATTGGAAACCTCAATGAGATCCATGTACTAAATTTGTCCCATAACAATTTGATAGGAAAAATCCCAGCATCATTTTCCAACTTAAGCCAAGTTGAGAGCTTGGATCTTTCATACAACAACTTGCAAGGCCACATCCCTTCCCAGCTTACTGAGTTAAATTTTTTGGAAGTTTTCAATGTGTCATACAATAATTTATCTGGTAGAACACCTGAAAGGGTTGCTCAATTTGCAACATTTGATGAAAGTAGCTATCGAGGTAACCCTCTTCTTCATGGATGGCCAATGCAAAAGAATTGTATTGTAATGGTATCCCCTCCATCAACTTCAAGAAGTTCAATTGACGATGAAGAAAGTAATTTTTTCATGGATATGGGTGTTTTCTATGTGAGTTTTGGGGTGGCTTACATTATGGTCTTATTGGCAATTGCCATAGTTCTATTCATAAATCCATATTGGCGACATGTTTGGTTTTACTTCATTCAGATTAGTATAGACAATTGCTATTATTTTATAGTAGACAATTTTGCTTTTTTGTCCAAGCTTAAATTATTTTGTAGATAA